The Rhodothermales bacterium genome contains the following window.
GGATCGAGTGGAAGCATCTACCGGGGAGCGGCCGCGTGTCTTGTCGATCGGCTCAGCGCGCTTCCTGCAGTTGCGCGATCCCGAAGGCAATCGCGTGCAGATTTTCGAGTCATCGCCGCGGCGCGACGAGGTCTTGCTGCTGGCCATGCACGCCGAATTGCTGCGCGCTCATCGCGACAATGACGTCGAGGCCTGGATGGCCATCGAAGCGGACACCACGCTCTCGGTCAACGGCGGCGAGATTTCGTTCTCGCATGCCGCAGAACGGCGCTCCGAACGGGAGGCCTACCTGGGCTCCGCGGAGTTTGAAATCTACCGGGACGTAGCGGAGCCGGAGGTCACCGTTTCAGTCGACGGCACGCTCGCGTGGCTGGCCGCGGAGGTTGAGGTGCGCGGCCGCATGGGGGATGCCACGTTCCACGATGTGTGGGCGTGGGTAGAGCTGTACCGAAAGACGGACGCCGGGTGGAAACTGGTGGGGAACGCTTCGAATCGGCGGGATCCGTAGCTACCGTCCGCTGGACCTGACCACGTCCCGACAGCCGCGCCACGAACGCGCCATGCCGTTACGCGATGGCGGCAGCAGGGCCTTCTCACGACCAAACCGGCGCTCGTCCTCGCTGGCCATGTAGGCCACGATGGCCGCCGTGGTTGCATTCATGGCCAGGTGGTCAAACATGACCTTGTCGAAGGTGTCGCGGTTGGTATGCCAGGTGTACTGGCGATACTCGTCGTACGGAGACTGCAGGCGGAAGCTGGGGATGCCGGCACACACAAAGCTGGTGTGATCCGAGCCGGCGTTGTTCTGTGCACCCGGCACTTCGACAACCATGCGCGCCTGCCATTCGGCGGGTAGTGCGCCCGCCCATCGCGGAAGAAACATGGGAGATTCCGCAAACGCCTGGCCCTCGAGTCGCTCAAACGCCCACGTGCCGTTGTCCTGGTTGAACATGGCCTGCACGCCTTCCATGATTTCCGGGTTGTCTTCGCGGAATGCCGCAGAGCCGACAAGGCCGACTTCTTCGTTGGCCCAGTGACCGATAAGAATCGTGCGGCGCGGATTCGGGTAGGTCTCTTTCAGAATGCGGGCCGCCTCCAGCATGGTGAGCGTGCCGGTGCCGTTGTCGGTGGCACCGGTGGCGGCGTGCCATGAATCAAGGTGGGCCCCCAGGATCACGTATTCGTCGGGCAGTTCGCTACCCTCCATGCGGGCGATGACGTTGAACTGCGGCACCTCGCCTCCGAACTCAGCCTCGGCGTTGACGCGCAGACGCACGGGCGTTCCATTGGCCACCAGGCGATAGAGCAGTCCGTAGTCCTCACAGGATACGTCCAGGGACACCGCCTGCTGATTGTTGGTAGCGAACACCTTGTTGACGCCCCAGCCGCCAGACCACCGAGACTCGAGTGTGCCGGCGGCTCCGAGCGAGTCCACCAGGCTCGCCGCAGACGCGGCGGCTCGGAAGGCGTTGCCAAGTCCGGTCAGATGCTGCAGCCGGGCGGCGTGCGCTCTTGCGGTGCCGACACGGCGATCGTTGAGCGCCGAGATTTCGGCCTCCTGCGCGTTGGCTTCCAGTTCCTGCCGGGCGCGGCACATTTCCTCAGGCGCCGACAGCAGCACGAAGTTGCCGGCGACGTTCGCCTTCCAGGCTTCGATGTCGCCGTCCGAGGGGGGCAGGAGCACATCGCCCGTGACAGGACCGTTCGTGGCCGGGCTCCAGGCTTTCAATTCAGCCTCCAGGCTCGTGACGCGCGGAGCCAGCATGTCCACGTGCAGGATGCCGCCCTTCCAGCGAGACCACGTGCCGATCTCCTGTTTTTCGGTGGCCACGCCCCACTCCTGGTAGGTCTCGATCAGCCAGTCCTGGGACTGCTCGAGGCCTTCGCTGCCCGCAAGCCGGGGGCCGATCACGTCCAGCAGCTGATGAGCCAGCGCGCGGGTTTGTGACTCGTCAATGCCTACGCGATACATCTCGCGCAGCGTGTCGTCGTCGTAGTAGAAAGTCTGGGCGGTGGCGGAAACAGTCAGCAGTGCCGTGAGCAGGCAGGCCAGTAGACGCATCAGTCGGGTCGGGTTAGTTCAGATTCTGGAATCCGGACATGCGCTCGTCAATCAGTTGTTTGAATACGCTGTCGAGCTCCGCGCGCATCTCCACGCGGTCCAGTCCGGGTTCGAATCCGTCTTTCTCTCGTTCGGCAACGGAGAAGCCGTAACGCCGGAAAAAGTTTTCTGTGTGCTGGCTGGTTTCCAGCCGGACGGCTCGGGCAGGACTCTGAATGATGGCCAGGAGGCGGTAGAGCATGAGGGCATCTCCGAAGCCCTTGCCCTGGTAGTCTGCCCGCACCATGCCCCAACAGAGGTCGGCCGTGTCGCCGCGCAAGGCAAAGCCGCCGCAGGCCAGAACCTCCCCGCGGTCGAGCATTACCAGGTATGGGCCCTTGTCCGCCTCAACATGCTTCAGAAAGTCCGGTAGCTCGTTGCTGGAGAAGTACTTGGGCACATTGCTGCGAAAGCAGGCGATCACGCCACCCCGGTGTTCTGCGGAATACGGGAGAATCTCGATGTCGCCGGGGAGCGGTCCTTGGAATGAAGCGTTAGGCACGGGAAATCAGAAAAAATCAGGCACTGGTGATGGAAGCTACCACCGAAGCACGCGCTTTTCTCGACACGCTCGGCATCTCCGAGATCAACGCCGGCGGTTTTGACGGCGAATGGATTGGATCCGGCCCTCTGCTGGACGTGACGACGCCCATCGACGGCTCGCACATCGCGAGCGTGCGGCAGGTCACCACGGAGGAGTACAACCGTGTCGTGGACAGCGCGCACCAGGCGTTCCTGGAATGGCGCAAGGTGCCGGGGCCCAAGCGCGGCGAAGTGGTGCGGCAGTTAGGCGATGCGCTCCGTGCCCACAAGCACGAACTCGGTGCGCTGGTGACCCTGGAGATGGGCAAGATCCTGGCCGAGGGTGAGGGCGAGGTGCAGGAGATGATCGACATCTGCGATTTTGCGACCGGTCTCTCCCGGCAGCTCTACGGGCTGACCATGCCGTCCGAGCGGCCTGACCACCACATGAAGGAGCAATGGCATCCCCTGGGCGTGGTGGGCATCATTTCCGCCTTCAACTTCCCGGTGGCGGTCTGGGCCTGGAATTCTGCCCTGGCAGCCGTTTGCGGCGACTCCACCGTGTGGAAGCCGTCTGAGGCCACGCCGCTCACGGCCATTGCCTGCACCAGGATTGCGCAGCAGGTCTGCATCGACAATGATGTGAACCCGGCCATCTTCTCGCTGGTGATCGGCGACGTGCCGACGGTGGGCGAGCCGATGCTGGCCGACAAGCGCATTCCGCTCATTTCCGCTACAGGAAGCTGCCGCATGGGGTATCGCGCGGCGAGCGTGGTCGGACAGCGCCTTGGCAAGACCATCCTCGAACTGGGCGGCAACAACGCCATCATCGTCACGCCGCACGCCAACATGGACATGGTGCTGCCGGCGATTCTCTTCGGTTCGGTAGGTACGGCCGGTCAGCGCTGTACGTCCACGCGACGCATCATCGTGCACGAATCCATGCGCGAGGAGCTGGAGACCCGCCTGGTGCGCGCCTACAAGGATGTGCGCATCGGCGACCCGAGCGATCCCTCCACGCTGATGGGTCCGCTGGTCAATCAGCGCTCGGTGGATGACCTCATGCGGGCCAAGGAGCAGGTTGTTGCCGAGGGCGGCGAAATCCTGTACGGTGGCGAGCTGCTGGAAGGGCCCGACTATCCCGGCGGGCTGTACGTCACGCCGTGTATCGCGCGCGCCAAGAACGACTTTGCCATCGTGCAGAACGAGACCTTCGGGCCGATTCTCTACATCATCGGCTACGGCGATGCCAACTCCTCGCCGCGCGAAGCGGTCGATGAGCTGGAGGAGGCCATGCGCCTGCACAACGATGTGCCGCAGGGACTGTCCTCCGCCATCTTTACCGGCCACGTCCGTGAGGCGGAGTACTTCCTGTCCCACCGCGGGTCCGATTGCGGTATTGCCAACGTCAACATCGGCACCTCCGGTGCAGAGATCGGGGGAGCGTTTGGTGGCGAGAAGGAGACCGGGGGTGGACGCGAGTCCGGTTCCGATTCCTGGAAGGTGTATATGCGCCGCCAGACCAACACGGTGAACTGGAGCACGGAGCTGCCGCTGGCGCAGGGAATCAGCTTCGGCTGAGCTCCCGCATCGGGCGGTCGGAATTGTCCTACACGGGTTTGCGCGATCCTCTGATCGCCAAATCCCACATGGGCTTACAGGCGCGCGCGACCTGATCTGCTAGCTTGTCCAGCAGGATTAGTTATCAGTTTTCAGGTCATGGTAGTCGTCATTCAAATTCTCCGCCTGCTGCTTTTTACCCAGCTTCTGGGGCTCACCCCGCAAGCCGATCCGGACAACTGGCCGGCCGCGGCAGATTCCGCGGTCGTACGCTTGCTGGAAACGACTCTCGAGGAGTCGCCGGGCTTTGATGCCCAGTATCCATGGGCTCGCCCAGTGGATGAGGACATCCAGCAGTTCTATGCGGCCAACGCATACAGAGCCGCCTGGATGGACGGTCCCGAGCCGACCCGGCTCGCCGAGATGCTGATGCGGGAGATTGAAGCGTCTGAGCAGGATGGATTTCGTCCTGAGGCATTCGGGCTAACTGCCCTGCATGAGGCCACTGAGTTGGTGGAAGAGGATCCGGTGCCGCGCAATGCGGTCGCCGCCGAGCTGGAGTTCTCGCGGGCCTTCATACAGTTTGCCGGCGCGCACCTCGAAGGGCGTGTCGACCCGCGCGGGCTGGGGTCTGAGGTGTACCTGACCGTCCCTCGTGCCCAGATGGATTCGATTCTTACCGAGGTCCTTTCAGGGAGTCCGCCACGCTCGCTGCGCACACTGCTTGTGCCGGAGTCGCCGCGGTATGAGAACCTCGTGGATGCGCTCGCCCGGTATCGCGAAATAGCGGACCGAGGAGGGTGGCAGCCCGTTTCCGACGGAGATGAGTTGATTCGTCCCGGAGACCTGGACCCGCGCGTTCCGGCACTGCGGGCACGCCTGAGTGCCAGTGGAGACCTGGCATCGGGCGCCATGTCCGACTCGACATTTGATGGAGCGATTCAATCCGCTCTCGCGCGCTTTCAGGAGAGAAACGGCCTCGTGGTGGACAGTACGGTCGGTCCTGCCACGTTGGCTGCCCTCAACACCACGGTGGAGGAGCGGATTCGCCAGATCGAAATGAGCATGGAGCGACTTCGCTGGCTGCCCAGGGACCTGGGAGATCGCCACATCTTCGTCAACATCCCCGAATTCAAGGTCTACGGTTATGATGAGGGCCGTGAGTCTCTCGAGATGCGGGTGGTCGTGGGCTCGGAATACGGTGGTCGCGAGACGCCCGTCTTCCAGGATGAGATGGACCACGTGGTCTTCAATCCCTACTGGAACGTGCCGAGGAGTATCACCATGGGGGAGATTCTGCCCAACGTGAAGGAGGATCCGGGCTATCTGGCTTCCCGCGGCTATGAGGGTGTGGACGGCGACGGAGACGTGGTTCCGGGTGCTGCGGTGACTGTGGACGACATCGAATCAGGTGCTGTGCGCATTCGGCAGCAGCCTGGAACCAACAATGCGCTGGGTCAGGTGAAGTACATGTTTCCCAATCGCCACGCCATCTACCTGCACGATACTCCGGCCGACCACTTGTTCTCCGAGGCCGAGCGTGACTTCAGCCACGGGTGCATCCGCCTGGAGGATCCGCCGGGATTCGGTGAGTACGTGCTTGGTCAGGAGGGTTGGGGGCTGTTGGACGTCGAGAGTGCCATTGCTTCCAACGAGCGCCAGGTGGTCCGGCTTTCAGAGACCATCCCGGTGTACATCATGTACCTGACGGCGTTCGAGGACGATGGTCTCATTGCCTTCCGCGGTGACATCTATGACAACGACCGGGCCCTTCTGACGGCCCTGGAGCGATACGAAGGACAGGTGACGGCGTCAAAATGAACGCACGGAGAATCCTGCCTCTCACCCTGTTTCTGATCGCACTGTTTGTCGCCGTATGGCACTGGAGCGTGGAGAATGACCGGGCCCGCGTCGCTACGGCGCGGGCCCATGTCGAGCAGCCCGTGCTCGAGAAGGCACCCCCGCTTGATCCGGATGAAGCCGTTGAGCGCGAGGCCGAGCTGGCCGCAGCGGCCGGGCTGCCTCTCGAGCCGGCCGCCGTGGGAGATCCTCACGTGCCGGCCGTTTCCGAACCGGTGGAGACCGGCCCGAGGGCCAGCTTTGCCGTGCAGGTCAAAGACCTGGTGGTGCCGTACTCGGTGATGGGGCTGTTCGTGCTTCCGGGTGAGGAAGTAGAATTTGAAACCGTGTTTGAGCGGCCGGAGGCCGAGTACAGTCTGCTGACCGAGTCGGGCACTCTGCTGGAGGCTTCGGACGGGCAGTGGATCTGGAAGGCACCAGAACAACCGGGCTATTACCCACTGTTCGTCGAAGGTCCGGTGGATCGCATTCAGTTCAATGTGCTGGTCCAGGAGCCCTTCAGAAACGGACCCGCGCTGTTCAACGGCTACCGCATCGGGGCCTACCAGAGCAAGCCGCTCCGTGGCGACGTGCGCTTCAACCCGCCGGAGGGATTGATTCCGGTCACGGAAGAGACCGCAGCCGTACGCGTATCTCCAAGTTTCACGCTTGCGTCGTTCGCGTCCCACCAGCCCGGAAACCCGCGCTACATGATTCTGGACGAGCGATTGCTGATCAAGCTGGAGATGCTCCTGGACGAATTGCAGAGCGACGGGTTTGACGTCACCACGTTCACGGTGATGAGCGCCTTCCGCACTCCGTGGTACAACGCATCCATCGGCAACACCACGCGATACTCGCTGCACCTGTATGGGCGCGCCGCCGACATCTTCATCGATGAAGATGGCGATGGCCGGATGGATGATCTCAACGGCAACGGCCGGGAGGACATCGGCGACGCCCGGGTACTGTACGACTTCATCGACCGGATGAAGGAACAGGCCTGGTATCAGCCCTTCCTCGGCGGCATGGGACTGTACGGCCCCAAGCCGCACCGCGGGCCATTCGTGCACGTGGATGTTCGGGGCTACGTGGCGCGCTGGTAGTCCGCATGTAGGACGCGACAGACACCTGTAGGAATCGCCCTACGGGGCGACGGGCACGCGTCCTATCCGGACTCGCAAAATGGGCCTACAGACAGCCTGGGGCCGCTTTTGTACCATGTAAATGCGAGTCAATGATAGCTCGCGGCGAGTCAATGTTTCTGCTCGCGATCATGGATACAAGTACACTTGAGGGAGGAATAGACAGACATGCTGAGGGCGGCA
Protein-coding sequences here:
- a CDS encoding DUF4440 domain-containing protein; the encoded protein is MRTLLFLSLLWVAMPSQAQWIERPTGPAYFAVLGSDLDALEAWYLEAFGGYRESAASGDGFEIRNLISPGARIELIMDQRMADAGERARGFFKLGVSTGDLDGMADRVEASTGERPRVLSIGSARFLQLRDPEGNRVQIFESSPRRDEVLLLAMHAELLRAHRDNDVEAWMAIEADTTLSVNGGEISFSHAAERRSEREAYLGSAEFEIYRDVAEPEVTVSVDGTLAWLAAEVEVRGRMGDATFHDVWAWVELYRKTDAGWKLVGNASNRRDP
- a CDS encoding M20/M25/M40 family metallo-hydrolase, yielding MRLLACLLTALLTVSATAQTFYYDDDTLREMYRVGIDESQTRALAHQLLDVIGPRLAGSEGLEQSQDWLIETYQEWGVATEKQEIGTWSRWKGGILHVDMLAPRVTSLEAELKAWSPATNGPVTGDVLLPPSDGDIEAWKANVAGNFVLLSAPEEMCRARQELEANAQEAEISALNDRRVGTARAHAARLQHLTGLGNAFRAAASAASLVDSLGAAGTLESRWSGGWGVNKVFATNNQQAVSLDVSCEDYGLLYRLVANGTPVRLRVNAEAEFGGEVPQFNVIARMEGSELPDEYVILGAHLDSWHAATGATDNGTGTLTMLEAARILKETYPNPRRTILIGHWANEEVGLVGSAAFREDNPEIMEGVQAMFNQDNGTWAFERLEGQAFAESPMFLPRWAGALPAEWQARMVVEVPGAQNNAGSDHTSFVCAGIPSFRLQSPYDEYRQYTWHTNRDTFDKVMFDHLAMNATTAAIVAYMASEDERRFGREKALLPPSRNGMARSWRGCRDVVRSSGR
- a CDS encoding GNAT family N-acetyltransferase, translating into MPNASFQGPLPGDIEILPYSAEHRGGVIACFRSNVPKYFSSNELPDFLKHVEADKGPYLVMLDRGEVLACGGFALRGDTADLCWGMVRADYQGKGFGDALMLYRLLAIIQSPARAVRLETSQHTENFFRRYGFSVAEREKDGFEPGLDRVEMRAELDSVFKQLIDERMSGFQNLN
- a CDS encoding aldehyde dehydrogenase family protein codes for the protein MEATTEARAFLDTLGISEINAGGFDGEWIGSGPLLDVTTPIDGSHIASVRQVTTEEYNRVVDSAHQAFLEWRKVPGPKRGEVVRQLGDALRAHKHELGALVTLEMGKILAEGEGEVQEMIDICDFATGLSRQLYGLTMPSERPDHHMKEQWHPLGVVGIISAFNFPVAVWAWNSALAAVCGDSTVWKPSEATPLTAIACTRIAQQVCIDNDVNPAIFSLVIGDVPTVGEPMLADKRIPLISATGSCRMGYRAASVVGQRLGKTILELGGNNAIIVTPHANMDMVLPAILFGSVGTAGQRCTSTRRIIVHESMREELETRLVRAYKDVRIGDPSDPSTLMGPLVNQRSVDDLMRAKEQVVAEGGEILYGGELLEGPDYPGGLYVTPCIARAKNDFAIVQNETFGPILYIIGYGDANSSPREAVDELEEAMRLHNDVPQGLSSAIFTGHVREAEYFLSHRGSDCGIANVNIGTSGAEIGGAFGGEKETGGGRESGSDSWKVYMRRQTNTVNWSTELPLAQGISFG
- a CDS encoding L,D-transpeptidase family protein, which gives rise to MVVVIQILRLLLFTQLLGLTPQADPDNWPAAADSAVVRLLETTLEESPGFDAQYPWARPVDEDIQQFYAANAYRAAWMDGPEPTRLAEMLMREIEASEQDGFRPEAFGLTALHEATELVEEDPVPRNAVAAELEFSRAFIQFAGAHLEGRVDPRGLGSEVYLTVPRAQMDSILTEVLSGSPPRSLRTLLVPESPRYENLVDALARYREIADRGGWQPVSDGDELIRPGDLDPRVPALRARLSASGDLASGAMSDSTFDGAIQSALARFQERNGLVVDSTVGPATLAALNTTVEERIRQIEMSMERLRWLPRDLGDRHIFVNIPEFKVYGYDEGRESLEMRVVVGSEYGGRETPVFQDEMDHVVFNPYWNVPRSITMGEILPNVKEDPGYLASRGYEGVDGDGDVVPGAAVTVDDIESGAVRIRQQPGTNNALGQVKYMFPNRHAIYLHDTPADHLFSEAERDFSHGCIRLEDPPGFGEYVLGQEGWGLLDVESAIASNERQVVRLSETIPVYIMYLTAFEDDGLIAFRGDIYDNDRALLTALERYEGQVTASK